One region of Syngnathus scovelli strain Florida chromosome 15, RoL_Ssco_1.2, whole genome shotgun sequence genomic DNA includes:
- the LOC125982121 gene encoding carotenoid-cleaving dioxygenase, mitochondrial has product MAPVIHSDDANKEGKDCTAARPKGLETIAPLVCSAEESPDPIRAEVQGTIPHWINGSLLRNGPGKFEFGDTHYNHWFDGMAMLHKFKMEKGQVTYTSRFLRSDAYKKNSERDRIMVSEFGTVTMPDPCKNIFQRFFSRFEMIKPTDNGNVNFIKYKGDYYVSTETNLMHKVNPENLETLQQVDWSKFVAVNGATAHPHYDPDGTCFNMGNSYGGKGTTYNIIRVPPEKSNAQDTLQGAKILCSIAPANKSQPSYYHSFAMSKNYVVFIEQPVKIDLMKIVTCKMRGKAFSDAVYWDPKLETVLHLINKNTGEASPVKYFAKAFSNFHQINAFEEDGFLILDLCCSDDGQALDIYCLQNLRKSGEALDEVYNKMSRVFPRRFVLPMYVTDDTPTDQNLNTRPSSTATCVKKSNTRVFCQPEDLHGDDLTQYGGLEFPHINYEHYNTKPYRYFYGCGFRHMFGDSLLKMDLNHKTLKVWYQKGLFPSEPVFVPSPEAVEEDDGVILSVVLSPSQDKSTFLLVLNAKTFEELGRANVAVNMPYGFHGVFSASV; this is encoded by the exons ATGGCCCCAGTCATTCATTCAG ATGATGCCAACAAGGAGGGGAAGGACTGTACCGCTGCACGACCGAAGGGCTTGGAGACCATCGCACCTCTGGTCTGCTCTGCCGAGGAGAGCCCTGATCCAATCCGTGCTGAGGTACAAGGAACCATTCCCCACTGGATCAACGGCAGCCTCCTCCGAAACGGCCCGGGCAAATTTGAGTTTGGAGACACTCA CTACAACCACTGGTTTGACGGGATGGCCATGTTGCACAAGTTCAAGATGGAAAAAGGCCAAGTGACGTACACGAGTCGGTTCCTGCGCAGCGACGCCTACAAGAAGAATAGCGAGCGGGATCGAATCATGGTGTCTGAATTTGGCACCGTCACAATGCCTGACCCTTGCAAAAACATCTTCCAGAGATTCTTCTCTCGTTTTGAAATGATAA AGCCCACAGACAATGGAAATGTCAACTTCATAAAATACAAAGGAGACTACTATGTCAGCACAGAGACCAACTTGATGCACAAAGTCAACCCAGAGAACCTCGAAACACTCCAACAG GTCGACTGGAGCAAGTTTGTTGCTGTGAATGGAGCCACTGCCCACCCTCACTACGACCCTGACGGCACCTGCTTCAATATGGGCAATTCCTATGGAGGCAAAG GAACTACGTACAACATAATTCGTGTACCTCCTGAGAAGTCAAACGCCCAAGACACGCTGCAAGGTGCCAAAATTCTCTGCTCCATCGCGCCTGCAAACAAGTCCCAACCGTCCTACTACCACAGCTTTG CCATGTCCAAGAACTATGTGGTGTTCATTGAGCAGCCAGTTAAAATTGACCTGATGAAGATCGTCACATGTAAGATGAGGGGCAAGGCCTTCAGCGATGCCGTTTACTGGGACCCCAAGCTGGAAACCGTCCTGCATCTTATTAATAAAAACACAGGCGAG GCCAGCCCAGTGAAGTACTTTGCCAAAGCTTTCTCCAACTTCCATCAGATCAACGCCTTTGAAGAGGACGGCTTCTTGATATTGGACCTGTGTTGCTCAGACGACGGCCAAGCCCTCGACATCTACTGCCTTCAAAATTTACGCAAGTCGGGAGAGGCGCTAGATGAG GTGTACAACAAGATGAGCAGAGTTTTTCCTCGCCGTTTTGTTTTACCCATGTACGTGACGGATGACACGCCGACCGATCAAAACCTGAACACTCGTCCCTCCAGTACGGCAACATGTGTCAAAAAGAGCAACACGAGG GTATTTTGCCAACCCGAGGATCTCCATGGCGATGACCTCACGCAGTACGGCGGCCTAGAGTTCCCCCACATCAACTACGAGCACTACAACACCAAGCCTTATCGCTATTTCTACGGATGCGGCTTCAGACACATGTTTGGAGACTCGCTTCTTAAGATGGACCTCAACCACAAGACGCTTAAG GTGTGGTACCAGAAGGGTCTCTTCCCATCGGAGCCGGTATTTGTGCCCTCACCAGAGGCTGTAGAGGAGGATGACGGTGTCATCCTCTCTGTGGTTCTCTCTCCCTCGCAG GATAAAAGCACCTTCCTTCTGGTTTTGAATGCCAAGACCTTTGAGGAGTTGGGAAGAGCCAATGTGGCTGTCAACATGCCCTACGGCTTCCACGGTGTCTTCAGCGCATCTGTTTGA
- the LOC125982120 gene encoding carotenoid-cleaving dioxygenase, mitochondrial isoform X1, whose protein sequence is MSTMNNAVINEGNKTGFVTFTRRIIDCTIATVEKNICEPFVCAEESNKGVKQGTIRPKSLESMAPLVCSVEESPDPIRAEVQGTIPHWINGSLLRNGPGKFEFGDTHYDHWFDGMAMMHKFQMEKGQVTYRSRFLHSDAYKKNSERDRIMVSEFGTASMPDPCKNIFQRFFSRFEILKPTDNGNVNFSKYKGDYYVCTESNYMHRVDPESLETLQRVDWSTFVAVNGTTAHPHYDPDGTCFNMGNSYGGKGSMYNIIRVPPEKTNAEDTLQGAQILCSIPSTNKFQPSYYHSFAMSKNYVVFIEQPSKVDMMKIATSKMKGKAFCQAIHWDPKLETIMHVIDKSTGKASPVKYYTKAFFNFHQINAYEENGLLMIDLCCYDDGQAIDIYSLQNLRKSGEALDEAYKSSSRAFPRRFVLPLHVTDDTPIAQNLNTRPSSAATCVKKSSTRVFCQHEDLHGDDLYRYGGLEFPNINYELYNTKPYRYFYGCGSRNILGDSLLKMDLNDKTLKVWHQKGCFPSEPVFVPSPDAVEEDDGVILSVVLSPSQDKGTFLLVLNAKTLEELGRANVPVNMAYSLHGLFKASAS, encoded by the exons ATGTCCACAATGAATAATGCAG TCATTAATGAAGGGAACAAAACCGGATTTGTGACATTCACACGGAGAATCATTGATTGCACAATAGCAACGGTAGAGAAAAACATCTG CGAGCCATTTGTGTGTGCAGAAGAATCCAACAAGGGGGTGAAGCAAGGTACTATACGACCAAAGAGTTTGGAGAGCATGGCTCCTCTGGTCTGTTCTGTCGAGGAGAGCCCTGATCCAATCCGTGCTGAGGTACAAGGGACCATTCCCCACTGGATCAACGGCAGCCTGCTCCGAAACGGCCCGGGCAAATTTGAGTTTGGAGACACTCA CTACGACCACTGGTTTGACGGGATGGCCATGATGCACAAATTCCAAATGGAGAAAGGCCAAGTGACGTACAGGAGTCGTTTCCTGCACAGCGACGCCTACAAGAAGAATAGCGAGCGGGATCGAATCATGGTGTCTGAATTTGGTACCGCCTCAATGCCCGACCCTTGCAAAAACATCTTCCAGCGATTCTTCTCTCGTTTTGAGATCCTAA AGCCCACAGACAATGGCAATGTCAACTTTTCAAAATACAAAGGAGACTATTACGTCTGCACAGAGAGCAACTATATGCACAGAGTGGACCCAGAGAGCTTAGAAACACTCCAACGG GTCGACTGGAGCACGTTCGTTGCTGTGAATGGGACCACCGCGCACCCTCACTACGACCCTGACGGCACCTGCTTCAATATGGGCAATTCCTATGGAGGCAAAG GAAGCATGTACAACATCATACGTGTACCTCCTGAGAAGACCAATGCTGAAGACACCTTGCAAGGGGCCCAAATCCTGTGTTCCATCCCTTCCACTAATAAGTTTCAACCCTCCTACTACCACAGCTTTG CCATGTCCAAGAACTACGTGGTGTTCATTGAGCAACCAAGTAAAGTTGACATGATGAAGATAGCCACATCTAAGATGAAGGGCAAGGCGTTCTGCCAGGCCATTCACTGGGACCCGAAACTGGAAACCATCATGCACGTCATCGACAAGAGTACGGGCAAG GCCAGCCCggtgaagtactacaccaaAGCTTTCTTCAATTTCCATCAGATCAACGCCTATGAAGAGAACGGGCTCTTGATGATTGACCTGTGTTGCTATGATGACGGCCAAGCCATCGACATCTACTCCCTTCAAAATTTACGCAAGTCGGGAGAAGCTCTAGATGAG GCGTACAAAAGCTCAAGCAGAGCTTTTCCTCGCCGCTTTGTTTTACCCCTACATGTGACTGATGACACGCCGATTGCCCAAAACCTGAATACTCGTCCTTCCAGTGCAGCAACATGTGTCAAAAAGAGCAGCACAAGG GTATTCTGCCAACACGAGGATCTCCATGGCGATGACCTCTACCGGTACGGTGGCCTGGAGTTCCCCAACATCAACTACGAGCTCTACAACACCAAGCCTTATCGGTATTTCTACGGTTGCGGCTCCAGAAACATTTTGGGGGACTCGCTTCTCAAGATGGACCTCAACGACAAGACGCTTAAG GTGTGGCACCAGAAGGGCTGCTTCCCATCTGAGCCGGTGTTTGTGCCCTCACCAGACGCCGTAGAGGAGGACGACGGTGTCATCCTCTCTGTGGTTCTCTCGCCTTCACAG GATAAAGGCACATTCCTCCTGGTTTTGAATGCCAAGACGTTAGAAGAGTTGGGAAGAGCCAATGTGCCTGTCAACATGGCCTATAGCCTACATGGGCTCTTCAAAGCATCTGCATCTTGA
- the LOC125982120 gene encoding carotenoid-cleaving dioxygenase, mitochondrial isoform X2, with product MSTMNNAVINEGNKTGFVTFTRRIIDCTIATVEKNICEPFVCAEESNKGVKQGTIRPKSLESMAPLVCSVEESPDPIRAEVQGTIPHWINGSLLRNGPGKFEFGDTHYDHWFDGMAMMHKFQMEKGQVTYRSRFLHSDAYKKNSERDRIMVSEFGTASMPDPCKNIFQRFFSRFEILKPTDNGNVNFSKYKGDYYVCTESNYMHRVDPESLETLQRVDWSTFVAVNGTTAHPHYDPDGTCFNMGNSYGGKGSMYNIIRVPPEKTNAEDTLQGAQILCSIPSTNKFQPSYYHSFAMSKNYVVFIEQPSKVDMMKIATSKMKGKAFCQAIHWDPKLETIMHVIDKSTGKPGEVLHQSFLQFPSDQRL from the exons ATGTCCACAATGAATAATGCAG TCATTAATGAAGGGAACAAAACCGGATTTGTGACATTCACACGGAGAATCATTGATTGCACAATAGCAACGGTAGAGAAAAACATCTG CGAGCCATTTGTGTGTGCAGAAGAATCCAACAAGGGGGTGAAGCAAGGTACTATACGACCAAAGAGTTTGGAGAGCATGGCTCCTCTGGTCTGTTCTGTCGAGGAGAGCCCTGATCCAATCCGTGCTGAGGTACAAGGGACCATTCCCCACTGGATCAACGGCAGCCTGCTCCGAAACGGCCCGGGCAAATTTGAGTTTGGAGACACTCA CTACGACCACTGGTTTGACGGGATGGCCATGATGCACAAATTCCAAATGGAGAAAGGCCAAGTGACGTACAGGAGTCGTTTCCTGCACAGCGACGCCTACAAGAAGAATAGCGAGCGGGATCGAATCATGGTGTCTGAATTTGGTACCGCCTCAATGCCCGACCCTTGCAAAAACATCTTCCAGCGATTCTTCTCTCGTTTTGAGATCCTAA AGCCCACAGACAATGGCAATGTCAACTTTTCAAAATACAAAGGAGACTATTACGTCTGCACAGAGAGCAACTATATGCACAGAGTGGACCCAGAGAGCTTAGAAACACTCCAACGG GTCGACTGGAGCACGTTCGTTGCTGTGAATGGGACCACCGCGCACCCTCACTACGACCCTGACGGCACCTGCTTCAATATGGGCAATTCCTATGGAGGCAAAG GAAGCATGTACAACATCATACGTGTACCTCCTGAGAAGACCAATGCTGAAGACACCTTGCAAGGGGCCCAAATCCTGTGTTCCATCCCTTCCACTAATAAGTTTCAACCCTCCTACTACCACAGCTTTG CCATGTCCAAGAACTACGTGGTGTTCATTGAGCAACCAAGTAAAGTTGACATGATGAAGATAGCCACATCTAAGATGAAGGGCAAGGCGTTCTGCCAGGCCATTCACTGGGACCCGAAACTGGAAACCATCATGCACGTCATCGACAAGAGTACGGGCAAG CCCggtgaagtactacaccaaAGCTTTCTTCAATTTCCATCAGATCAACGCCTATGA